A genomic segment from Leopardus geoffroyi isolate Oge1 chromosome A2, O.geoffroyi_Oge1_pat1.0, whole genome shotgun sequence encodes:
- the GDF1 gene encoding embryonic growth/differentiation factor 1 produces the protein MPSPCRRPGRRVLFLLLALLLPSPPPARAPAPPGPAATLLQALGLPDAHRGAPTPRPVPPVMWRLFRHRDPQEARVGPRRTPQGTTLRPCHMEELGVAGNIVRHISDRGAPTRPPEPAWASGQCPEWTVVFDLSAVEPAERPSRARLEMRFAAAAAEEPAGWELSVTQAAEGAVAGPVLLRQVVPTLTVPVRAELLGAAWAHNASAPRSLRLALALRPRAPAACAHLAEASLLLVTLDPRLCHPLARPRREAEPSVGGSPGGACRTRRLYVSFREVGWHRWVIAPRGFLANYCQGQCSLPAALSGPGGTPPLNHAVLRALMHAAAPGAAGLPCCVPARLSPISVLFFDNSDNVVLRHYEDMVVDECGCR, from the exons ATGCCATCGCCGTGCCGCCGTCCTGGCCGCCGcgtccttttcctcctcctggcCCTGCTGCTGCCCTCGCCGCCCCCAGCCCGCGCCCCAGCGCCGCCGGGCCCCGCCGCCACCCTGCTCCAGGCTCTCGGGCTGCCTGACGCGCACCGGGGAGCACCCACGCCCCGGCCCGTACCCCCCGTCATGTGGCGCCTCTTCCGCCACCGGGACCCCCAGGAGGCCAGGGTGGGCCCGCGGCGGACGCCCCAGGGAACCACCCTGAGACCGTGCCACATGGAGGAACTGGGGGTCGCCGGAAACATCGTGCGCCACATCTCGGACCGCG GTGCGCCCACCCGGCCCCCGGAGCCCGCCTGGGCTTCGGGGCAGTGCCCTGAGTGGACCGTCGTCTTCGATTTGTCAGCCGTGGAACCTGCCGAGCGCCCGAGCAGGGCCCGCCTGGAGATGCGCTTTGCGGCGGCGGCCGCGGAGGAGCCGGCCGGCTGGGAGCTGAGCGTGACTCAGGCGGCCGAAGGCGCTGTCGCTGGGCCCGTGCTGCTCCGCCAGGTGGTGCCCACCCTGACGGTCCCGGTGCGCGCCGAGCTGCTGGGCGCCGCCTGGGCCCACAATGCCTCGGCGCCTCGCAGCCTCCGCCTGGCGCTGGCCCTGCGCCCCCGGGCCCCCGCCGCCTGCGCGCACCTGGCCGAGGCCTCGCTGCTGCTGGTGACGCTTGACCCGCGCCTGTGCCACCCACTGGCCCGGCCGCGGCGCGAAGCCGAGCCCTCAGTGGGCGGCAGCCCTGGAGGCGCGTGTCGCACGAGGCGGCTCTACGTGAGCTTCCGCGAGGTGGGCTGGCACCGATGGGTCATTGCGCCGCGCGGCTTCCTGGCCAACTACTGCCAGGGCCAGTGCTCGCTGCCCGCAGCGCTGTCCGGACCAGGGGGGACGCCCCCGCTCAACCACGCCGTGCTGCGCGCGCTCATGCACGCGGCCGCCCCCGGTGCCGCCGGTCTGCCCTGCTGCGTGCCTGCGCGTCTGTCGCCCATCTCTGTGCTCTTCTTTGACAACAGCGACAATGTGGTACTGCGGCACTACGAGGACATGGTGGTGGATGAGTGTGGCTGTCGCTGA
- the UPF1 gene encoding regulator of nonsense transcripts 1 isoform X2 has product MSVEAYGPSSQTLTFLDTEEAELLGADTQGSEFEFTDFTLPSQTQTPPGGPGGPGGGGAGGPVGAGAGAAAGQLDAQVGGPEGILQNGAVDDNVAKTSQLLAELNFEEDEEDTYYTKDLPVHACSYCGIHDPACVVYCNTSKKWFCNGRGNTSGSHIVNHLVRAKCKEVTLHKDGPLGETVLECYNCGCRNVFLLGFIPAKADSVVVLLCRQPCASQSSLKDINWDSSQWQPLIQDRCFLSWLVKIPSEQEQLRARQITAQQINKLEELWKENPSATLEDLEKPGVDEEPQHVLLRYEDAYQYQNIFGPLVKLEADYDKKLKESQTQDNITVRWDLGLNKKRIAYFTLPKTDSDMRLMQGDEICLRYKGDLAPLWKGIGHVIKVPDNYGDEIAIELRSSVGAPVEVTHNFQVDFVWKSTSFDRMQSALKTFAVDETSVSGYIYHKLLGHEVEDVIIKCQLPKRFTAQGLPDLNHSQVYAVKTVLQRPLSLIQGPPGTGKTVTSATIVYHLARQGNGPVLVCAPSNIAVDQLTEKIHQTGLKVVRLCAKSREAIDSPVSFLALHNQIRNMDSMPELQKLQQLKDETGELSSADEKRYRALKRTAERELLMNADVICCTCVGAGDPRLAKMQFRSILIDESTQATEPECMVPVVLGAKQLILVGDHCQLGPVVMCKKAAKAGLSQSLFERLVVLGIRPIRLQVQYRMHPALSAFPSNIFYEGSLQNGVTAADRVKKGFDFQWPQPDKPMFFYVTQGQEEIASSGTSYLNRTEAANVEKITTKLLKAGAKPDQIGIITPYEGQRSYLVQYMQFSGSLHTKLYQEVEIASVDAFQGREKDFIILSCVRANEHQGIGFLNDPRRLNVALTRARYGVIIVGNPKALSKQPLWNHLLNYYKEQKVLVEGPLNNLRESLMQFSKPRKLVNTINPGARFMTTAMYDAREAIIPGSVYDRSSQGRPSNMYFQTHDQIGMISAGPSHVAAMNIPIPFNLVMPPMPPPGYFGQANGPAAGRGTPKGKTGRGGRQKNRFGLPGPSQTNLPNSQASQDVASQPFSQGALTQGYISMSQPSQMSQPGLSQPELSQDSYLGDEFKSQIDVALSQDSTYQGERAYQHGGVTGLSQY; this is encoded by the exons GTCGGTGGACCAGAGGGCATTCTGCAGAACGGGGCTGTGGATGACAATGTGGCCAAGACCAGCCAGCTGTTGGCCGAGTTGAACtttgaagaagatgaagaagatacCTATTACACGAAGGATCTCCCTGTACATGCCTGCAG TTACTGCGGAATACACGATCCTGCTTGCGTGGTTTACTGTAATACCAGCAAGAAGTGGTTCTGTAATGGACGTGGAAATACTTCTGGCAG CCACATTGTAAATCACCTCGTGAGGGCAAAATGCAAAGAGGTGACTCTGCACAAGGATGGGCCCCTGGGGGAGACAGTTCTGGAGTGTTACAACTGTGGCTGCCGCAATGTCTTCCTCCTCGGCTTCATCCCTGCCAAAGCGGACTCCGTAGTGGTGCTCCTGTGCAG GCAGCCCTGCGCCAGTCAGAGCAGCCTCAAGGACATCAACTGGGACAGCTCCCAGTGGCAGCCCCTGATCCAGGACCGCTGCTTCCTCTCTTGGCTGGTCAAGATCCCTTCTGAGCAGGAGCAGCTGCGGGCCCGGCAGATCACTGCTCAGCAGATCAACAAGCTGGAGGAGCTCTGGAAG GAAAATCCTTCTGCCACCTTGGAGGATCTGGAGAAGCCCGGTGTGGATGAGGAGCCGCAGCACGTCCTCTTGCGGTACGAGGACGCCTACCAGTACCAGAACATATTCGGCCCTCTGGTCAAGCTGGAGGCCGACTACGATAAGAAACTGAAAGAGTCCCAG ACTCAAGATAACATCACGGTCAGGTGGGACCTGGGCCTTAACAAGAAGAGAATCGCCTACTTCACTTTGCCCAAGACTGACTCTG ACATGCGGCTCATGCAGGGAGATGAGATATGCCTGAGATACAAAGGGGATCTGGCACCCCTGTGGAAAGGGATCGGCCACGTCATCAAGGTCCCTGATA ATTATGGCGATGAGATCGCCATTGAGCTTCGGAGCAGTGTGGGCGCCCCTGTGGAGGTGACTCACAACTTCCAGGTGGATTTCGTGTGGAAGTCAACCTCATTTGATAG GATGCAGAGCGCTTTGAAAACGTTTGCTGTGGATGAGACCTCCGTGTCAGGCTACATCTACCACAAACTGCTCGGCCACGAGGTGGAGGATGTGATCATCAAGTGCCAGCTGCCGAAACGCTTCACGGCACAGGGGCTCCCAGACCTCAACCACTCTCAG GTTTATGCTGTGAAGACTGTGCTGCAGAGACCACTGAGCCTGATTCAGGGGCCACCAGGCACGGGGAAGACCGTGACCTCTGCCACCATCGTCTACCACCTGGCTCGGCAGGGCAACGG GCCTGTGCTCGTCTGTGCTCCGAGTAACATAGCTGTGGATCAGCTGACTGAGAAGATCCACCAGACTGGGCTGAAAGTCGTGCGGCTCTGCGCGAAGAGCCGTGAGGCCATTGATTCCCCGGTGTCATTCCTGGCCCTGCACAACCAGATCAGGAACATGGATAG CATGCCAGAGCTACAGAAGCTGCAGCAGCTGAAGGATGAGACTGGGGAGCTGTCCTCTGCTGATGAGAAGCGGTACCGGGCCCTGAAGCGCACCGCCGAGCGGGAGCTGCTCATG AATGCAGATGTCATCTGCTGCACGTGTGTGGGTGCAGGGGACCCGAGGCTCGCCAAGATGCAGTTCCGCTCCATCTTAATTGACGAGAGCACCCAGGCCACCGAACCAGAGTGCATGGTCCCTGTGGTTCTTGGCGCCAAGCAG CTCATCCTCGTGGGCGACCACTGCCAGCTGGGCCCTGTGGTGATGTGCAAGAAGGCCGCCAAGGCTGGACTGTCCCAGTCGCTCTTCGAGCGCCTGGTAGTGCTGGGCATCCGTCCCATCCGCCTCCAGGTCCAGTATCGGATGCACCCGGCGCTCAGTGCCTTCCCGTCCAACATCTTCTACGAGGGCTCTCTTCAGAACGGCGTCACCGCAG CGGATCGAGTGAAGAAGGGGTTTGACTTCCAGTGGCCCCAACCTGATAAGCCAATGTTCTTCTACGTGACCCAGGGCCAAGAGGAGATCGCCAGCTCAGGCACCTCCTACCTTAACAG GACGGAAGCTGCAAATGTGGAGAAGATCACCACGAAGCTGCTAAAGGCGGGTGCCAAGCCTGACCAGATCGGCATCATCACACCCTATGAGGGCCAGCGCTCCTACCTGGTGCAGTACATGCAGTTCAGCGGCTCCTTGCACACCAAGCTGTACCAG GAGGTGGAGATTGCCAGTGTGGATGCGTTCCAGGGACGAGAGAAGGACTTCATCATCCTTTCCTGTGTGCGAGCCAACGAGCACCAAGGCATTGGGTTTTTAAACGACCCCAGGCGGCTTAATGTGGCTCTGACCAGAGCAAG GTATGGGGTCATTATCGTGGGCAACCCAAAGGCCTTGTCcaagcagccactctggaaccaCCTGCTGAACTACTACAAGGAGCAGAAGGTGCTGGTGGAGGGGCCCTTGAACAACCTTCGGGAGAGCCTCATGCAGTTCAGCAAGCCCAGGAAGCTGGTCAACACCATCAACCCG GGAGCCCGCTTCATGACAACAGCCATGTATGATGCTCGGGAGGCCATTATCCCAGGATCAGTCTATGATCGGAGCAGCCAGG GCCGGCCCTCAAACATGTACTTCCAGACCCACGACCAGATCGGCATGATCAGTGCGGGTCCCAGCCACGTGGCTGCCATGAACATTCCCATCCCTTTCAACCTGGTCATGCCACCCATGCCACCACCAGGGTATTTTGGACAAGCCAACGGGCCAGCCGCAG GCCGGGGTACCCCAAAAGGCAAGACTGGTCGTGGGGGGCGCCAGAAGAACCGCTTTGGGCTCCCTGGACCCAGCCAGACGAATCTCCCCAACAGCCAGGCCAGCCAGGATGTGGCATCACAGCCCTTCTCCCAGGGCGCCCTGACACAGGGCTACATCTCCATGAGCCAGCCCTCCCAGATGAGCCAGCCCGGCCTCTCCCAGCCCGAGCTGTCCCAG GACAGTTACCTTGGCGATGAGTTTAAGTCACAGATTGATGTGGCGCTGTCGCAAGACTCCACGTACCAAGGGGAGCGGGCGTACCAGCACGGCGGAGTGACAGGGCTGTCCCAGTACTAG
- the UPF1 gene encoding regulator of nonsense transcripts 1 isoform X1 yields the protein MSVEAYGPSSQTLTFLDTEEAELLGADTQGSEFEFTDFTLPSQTQTPPGGPGGPGGGGAGGPVGAGAGAAAGQLDAQVGGPEGILQNGAVDDNVAKTSQLLAELNFEEDEEDTYYTKDLPVHACSYCGIHDPACVVYCNTSKKWFCNGRGNTSGSHIVNHLVRAKCKEVTLHKDGPLGETVLECYNCGCRNVFLLGFIPAKADSVVVLLCRQPCASQSSLKDINWDSSQWQPLIQDRCFLSWLVKIPSEQEQLRARQITAQQINKLEELWKENPSATLEDLEKPGVDEEPQHVLLRYEDAYQYQNIFGPLVKLEADYDKKLKESQTQDNITVRWDLGLNKKRIAYFTLPKTDSGNEDLVIIWLRDMRLMQGDEICLRYKGDLAPLWKGIGHVIKVPDNYGDEIAIELRSSVGAPVEVTHNFQVDFVWKSTSFDRMQSALKTFAVDETSVSGYIYHKLLGHEVEDVIIKCQLPKRFTAQGLPDLNHSQVYAVKTVLQRPLSLIQGPPGTGKTVTSATIVYHLARQGNGPVLVCAPSNIAVDQLTEKIHQTGLKVVRLCAKSREAIDSPVSFLALHNQIRNMDSMPELQKLQQLKDETGELSSADEKRYRALKRTAERELLMNADVICCTCVGAGDPRLAKMQFRSILIDESTQATEPECMVPVVLGAKQLILVGDHCQLGPVVMCKKAAKAGLSQSLFERLVVLGIRPIRLQVQYRMHPALSAFPSNIFYEGSLQNGVTAADRVKKGFDFQWPQPDKPMFFYVTQGQEEIASSGTSYLNRTEAANVEKITTKLLKAGAKPDQIGIITPYEGQRSYLVQYMQFSGSLHTKLYQEVEIASVDAFQGREKDFIILSCVRANEHQGIGFLNDPRRLNVALTRARYGVIIVGNPKALSKQPLWNHLLNYYKEQKVLVEGPLNNLRESLMQFSKPRKLVNTINPGARFMTTAMYDAREAIIPGSVYDRSSQGRPSNMYFQTHDQIGMISAGPSHVAAMNIPIPFNLVMPPMPPPGYFGQANGPAAGRGTPKGKTGRGGRQKNRFGLPGPSQTNLPNSQASQDVASQPFSQGALTQGYISMSQPSQMSQPGLSQPELSQDSYLGDEFKSQIDVALSQDSTYQGERAYQHGGVTGLSQY from the exons GTCGGTGGACCAGAGGGCATTCTGCAGAACGGGGCTGTGGATGACAATGTGGCCAAGACCAGCCAGCTGTTGGCCGAGTTGAACtttgaagaagatgaagaagatacCTATTACACGAAGGATCTCCCTGTACATGCCTGCAG TTACTGCGGAATACACGATCCTGCTTGCGTGGTTTACTGTAATACCAGCAAGAAGTGGTTCTGTAATGGACGTGGAAATACTTCTGGCAG CCACATTGTAAATCACCTCGTGAGGGCAAAATGCAAAGAGGTGACTCTGCACAAGGATGGGCCCCTGGGGGAGACAGTTCTGGAGTGTTACAACTGTGGCTGCCGCAATGTCTTCCTCCTCGGCTTCATCCCTGCCAAAGCGGACTCCGTAGTGGTGCTCCTGTGCAG GCAGCCCTGCGCCAGTCAGAGCAGCCTCAAGGACATCAACTGGGACAGCTCCCAGTGGCAGCCCCTGATCCAGGACCGCTGCTTCCTCTCTTGGCTGGTCAAGATCCCTTCTGAGCAGGAGCAGCTGCGGGCCCGGCAGATCACTGCTCAGCAGATCAACAAGCTGGAGGAGCTCTGGAAG GAAAATCCTTCTGCCACCTTGGAGGATCTGGAGAAGCCCGGTGTGGATGAGGAGCCGCAGCACGTCCTCTTGCGGTACGAGGACGCCTACCAGTACCAGAACATATTCGGCCCTCTGGTCAAGCTGGAGGCCGACTACGATAAGAAACTGAAAGAGTCCCAG ACTCAAGATAACATCACGGTCAGGTGGGACCTGGGCCTTAACAAGAAGAGAATCGCCTACTTCACTTTGCCCAAGACTGACTCTGGTAATGAGGATTTAGTCATAATTTGGTTAAGAG ACATGCGGCTCATGCAGGGAGATGAGATATGCCTGAGATACAAAGGGGATCTGGCACCCCTGTGGAAAGGGATCGGCCACGTCATCAAGGTCCCTGATA ATTATGGCGATGAGATCGCCATTGAGCTTCGGAGCAGTGTGGGCGCCCCTGTGGAGGTGACTCACAACTTCCAGGTGGATTTCGTGTGGAAGTCAACCTCATTTGATAG GATGCAGAGCGCTTTGAAAACGTTTGCTGTGGATGAGACCTCCGTGTCAGGCTACATCTACCACAAACTGCTCGGCCACGAGGTGGAGGATGTGATCATCAAGTGCCAGCTGCCGAAACGCTTCACGGCACAGGGGCTCCCAGACCTCAACCACTCTCAG GTTTATGCTGTGAAGACTGTGCTGCAGAGACCACTGAGCCTGATTCAGGGGCCACCAGGCACGGGGAAGACCGTGACCTCTGCCACCATCGTCTACCACCTGGCTCGGCAGGGCAACGG GCCTGTGCTCGTCTGTGCTCCGAGTAACATAGCTGTGGATCAGCTGACTGAGAAGATCCACCAGACTGGGCTGAAAGTCGTGCGGCTCTGCGCGAAGAGCCGTGAGGCCATTGATTCCCCGGTGTCATTCCTGGCCCTGCACAACCAGATCAGGAACATGGATAG CATGCCAGAGCTACAGAAGCTGCAGCAGCTGAAGGATGAGACTGGGGAGCTGTCCTCTGCTGATGAGAAGCGGTACCGGGCCCTGAAGCGCACCGCCGAGCGGGAGCTGCTCATG AATGCAGATGTCATCTGCTGCACGTGTGTGGGTGCAGGGGACCCGAGGCTCGCCAAGATGCAGTTCCGCTCCATCTTAATTGACGAGAGCACCCAGGCCACCGAACCAGAGTGCATGGTCCCTGTGGTTCTTGGCGCCAAGCAG CTCATCCTCGTGGGCGACCACTGCCAGCTGGGCCCTGTGGTGATGTGCAAGAAGGCCGCCAAGGCTGGACTGTCCCAGTCGCTCTTCGAGCGCCTGGTAGTGCTGGGCATCCGTCCCATCCGCCTCCAGGTCCAGTATCGGATGCACCCGGCGCTCAGTGCCTTCCCGTCCAACATCTTCTACGAGGGCTCTCTTCAGAACGGCGTCACCGCAG CGGATCGAGTGAAGAAGGGGTTTGACTTCCAGTGGCCCCAACCTGATAAGCCAATGTTCTTCTACGTGACCCAGGGCCAAGAGGAGATCGCCAGCTCAGGCACCTCCTACCTTAACAG GACGGAAGCTGCAAATGTGGAGAAGATCACCACGAAGCTGCTAAAGGCGGGTGCCAAGCCTGACCAGATCGGCATCATCACACCCTATGAGGGCCAGCGCTCCTACCTGGTGCAGTACATGCAGTTCAGCGGCTCCTTGCACACCAAGCTGTACCAG GAGGTGGAGATTGCCAGTGTGGATGCGTTCCAGGGACGAGAGAAGGACTTCATCATCCTTTCCTGTGTGCGAGCCAACGAGCACCAAGGCATTGGGTTTTTAAACGACCCCAGGCGGCTTAATGTGGCTCTGACCAGAGCAAG GTATGGGGTCATTATCGTGGGCAACCCAAAGGCCTTGTCcaagcagccactctggaaccaCCTGCTGAACTACTACAAGGAGCAGAAGGTGCTGGTGGAGGGGCCCTTGAACAACCTTCGGGAGAGCCTCATGCAGTTCAGCAAGCCCAGGAAGCTGGTCAACACCATCAACCCG GGAGCCCGCTTCATGACAACAGCCATGTATGATGCTCGGGAGGCCATTATCCCAGGATCAGTCTATGATCGGAGCAGCCAGG GCCGGCCCTCAAACATGTACTTCCAGACCCACGACCAGATCGGCATGATCAGTGCGGGTCCCAGCCACGTGGCTGCCATGAACATTCCCATCCCTTTCAACCTGGTCATGCCACCCATGCCACCACCAGGGTATTTTGGACAAGCCAACGGGCCAGCCGCAG GCCGGGGTACCCCAAAAGGCAAGACTGGTCGTGGGGGGCGCCAGAAGAACCGCTTTGGGCTCCCTGGACCCAGCCAGACGAATCTCCCCAACAGCCAGGCCAGCCAGGATGTGGCATCACAGCCCTTCTCCCAGGGCGCCCTGACACAGGGCTACATCTCCATGAGCCAGCCCTCCCAGATGAGCCAGCCCGGCCTCTCCCAGCCCGAGCTGTCCCAG GACAGTTACCTTGGCGATGAGTTTAAGTCACAGATTGATGTGGCGCTGTCGCAAGACTCCACGTACCAAGGGGAGCGGGCGTACCAGCACGGCGGAGTGACAGGGCTGTCCCAGTACTAG